In Bacillus cereus ATCC 14579, a single window of DNA contains:
- the phnE gene encoding phosphonate ABC transporter, permease protein PhnE, which produces MSKTTIIVPKPKKPSVYRSFIFIALTFVYIWAFSGVPLEGIKETAGEITKAIMTGILTPDWAYVSLPDGEDLLHGLIDTLAIAILGTFISAFLSVPFAFWAATNMSSGKLTSGFGKFVLSFVRTFPELVMALLFIKAVGPGSFAGVLALRLHSIGMLGKLYSEGIENIDKGPTEALLATGANRFQILWYAVLPQVLPDFLSYTLYRFEINVRSAAILGVIGAGGIGTPLIFALSSRNWSRVGIILLGIILMVIIIDLISSSIRKRIV; this is translated from the coding sequence GAGTAAAACGACGATAATCGTACCAAAACCGAAGAAACCGAGTGTGTATCGCTCGTTTATTTTTATAGCACTTACATTTGTTTATATATGGGCTTTTTCAGGAGTACCGCTAGAGGGAATAAAGGAAACGGCGGGAGAAATTACAAAAGCAATTATGACAGGGATATTGACTCCAGACTGGGCGTATGTATCTTTGCCAGATGGTGAAGATTTATTACATGGATTAATTGATACGTTGGCAATTGCGATATTAGGTACATTTATTTCTGCATTTTTATCTGTTCCGTTTGCTTTTTGGGCGGCAACGAATATGAGTAGTGGAAAATTAACTTCAGGATTTGGGAAATTTGTACTTAGTTTTGTTCGTACGTTTCCTGAATTAGTTATGGCTCTTTTATTTATAAAAGCTGTTGGTCCAGGCTCTTTTGCAGGAGTATTAGCCTTAAGATTGCATTCTATTGGAATGTTAGGAAAACTATATTCAGAAGGAATTGAAAACATAGATAAAGGACCGACGGAAGCGTTACTAGCAACAGGAGCAAATCGTTTTCAAATACTTTGGTATGCGGTGTTACCGCAAGTGTTACCAGATTTTCTATCGTATACGTTATACAGATTTGAAATTAATGTACGATCCGCTGCGATTTTAGGAGTTATCGGAGCAGGAGGGATTGGTACACCTTTAATTTTTGCGCTGAGTTCACGGAATTGGTCTCGTGTTGGTATTATTTTATTAGGTATTATTTTAATGGTAATTATAATTGATTTGATTTCAAGCTCGATTCGGAAACGGATTGTTTAA